The Hyphomonas sediminis genome contains the following window.
AGCGAAGCCCTCTGGACCGGCGCGCCCCTGCCGGCAGGCGGCGCGGCGCCGGTTGCGGCGCTGGCCGAAGCGGACGCGGCACGGGAGAAGCTCGGCCATTACCTCGGCGGCATGATCCACTATGAGGGCGAATGGTATTGGGGCGTGGACCGCCTGCATTATCTGGAACGGCGCCAGAGAGAGCTGGGCGCGCAGAAGGCCGGCGCGCCGGACGCCTTCCTGTTCGATCCGCCGGAAAGCCCGCGCGCGGGCGCCGATGTGGCCGCCGGCAAGGGCAAGGAGCTTCACTACTATCTCTCCTTCCGCAGCCCCTACACCTACATTGTGGCAGAGCGCGTGAAGGCGCTGGCCGAAGCCTATGGCGCGGAGCTGAAGCTGCGCTTCGTCTTGCCGATGGTGATGCGGGGCCTGCCGGTGCCCCGGATGAAGGGCATGTATATTACCAAGGACGTGGCCCGCGAGGCGCGCCGCATGGGCATTCCCTTCGGCAAGATTGCCGATCCCGTGGGCACGCCGGTGGAGCGCGGATACTCCATCCTGCCGATGGCGATGGAAGAGGGCGTCGGCTTTGAATTCTGCCACTCTTTTCTGAAAGGTGTGTGGGCGGAAGGCATTGATGCGGGCAGCGATGACGGTCTGAAGCAGATTGTAGAGCGGGCGGGGCTCGACTGGAGCCGGGCACGCGGCCTGATTGGCGGCGACCATTGGCGGGCCGAAGCCGA
Protein-coding sequences here:
- a CDS encoding 2-hydroxychromene-2-carboxylate isomerase codes for the protein MSLKTLIASHVTQYVTGESRQMKLRANAERKRQKEGRVHQAEYFHVAGDPYSHLVLQVLPALQARYALKVKPMLAPPPRDWAAPERQKLEDYSREDAARLAARAGLSFADPGSQPSSERLAAAEAALGALLDAPDFAQRALAISEALWTGAPLPAGGAAPVAALAEADAAREKLGHYLGGMIHYEGEWYWGVDRLHYLERRQRELGAQKAGAPDAFLFDPPESPRAGADVAAGKGKELHYYLSFRSPYTYIVAERVKALAEAYGAELKLRFVLPMVMRGLPVPRMKGMYITKDVAREARRMGIPFGKIADPVGTPVERGYSILPMAMEEGVGFEFCHSFLKGVWAEGIDAGSDDGLKQIVERAGLDWSRARGLIGGDHWRAEAEANRAEMMGLGIWGVPSFRVGEVATWGQDRMWIIEDALKG